A genomic stretch from Bosea sp. F3-2 includes:
- a CDS encoding LysR family transcriptional regulator: MNLRSLDLNLLVVLDALLDEAHVSRAADRLGLSQPATSAALQRCRHLFRDELLERGRGTMFLTPKAEALRAPLKSLLAGVTELVDPPQVPLAEIRQTLRITTADYPAVFLIGPLQEELQRSAPGIDIVIQPWHGADTARAALVDGTSDLAISVFPPAEDDLHREELLVEHYAVAMRHGHPAERAFDLAAWLAYPHILVSGRGDTRTPIDAELVSRGLTRRVGFVVPNFQMVQTLLHGSDMIALLPSRVLSSFEGLVSFPPPLPVPGFALHLAWHRRRMKDVALQHVAAILARMFR; this comes from the coding sequence ATGAATTTGAGATCGCTCGACCTCAATCTCCTGGTGGTTCTCGATGCGCTTCTGGACGAGGCGCATGTCAGCCGCGCGGCCGATCGGCTCGGGCTGTCGCAGCCGGCGACATCCGCGGCGCTGCAGCGCTGCCGTCATCTGTTTCGGGACGAGCTTCTCGAACGCGGCCGGGGAACGATGTTCCTGACGCCAAAGGCGGAAGCTCTGCGCGCTCCGCTGAAATCGCTGCTGGCTGGCGTGACCGAACTCGTCGATCCGCCGCAGGTACCACTCGCGGAGATCCGCCAGACCCTGCGCATCACCACGGCCGACTATCCGGCTGTGTTCCTGATCGGCCCGCTGCAGGAAGAGCTGCAGCGTTCGGCGCCGGGGATCGATATCGTGATCCAGCCATGGCACGGCGCCGACACCGCCCGCGCAGCCCTGGTCGACGGCACCAGCGATCTCGCCATCTCGGTGTTTCCCCCGGCTGAGGACGACCTCCACCGCGAGGAGCTTCTGGTCGAGCATTATGCGGTCGCGATGCGCCACGGCCACCCGGCGGAAAGGGCCTTCGATCTGGCCGCCTGGCTGGCCTATCCGCATATCCTCGTCTCCGGCCGCGGCGATACGCGCACCCCCATCGACGCGGAACTCGTCAGCCGCGGCCTGACGCGGCGCGTCGGCTTCGTCGTGCCGAACTTCCAGATGGTCCAGACGCTGCTGCACGGCTCGGACATGATCGCGCTGCTGCCTTCGCGCGTGCTGTCGTCCTTCGAGGGGCTGGTTTCGTTTCCGCCGCCGCTTCCGGTGCCGGGCTTCGCGCTGCATCTCGCCTGGCACCGGAGACGCATGAAGGACGTCGCCCTGCAGCATGTCGCGGCGATTCTGGCCAGAATGTTCCGGTAG
- a CDS encoding GlsB/YeaQ/YmgE family stress response membrane protein, whose product MQTLDHVIVWIIIGVIGGSLAGLAIRWDRRGFGLLRNLAVGLAGAIVGGLLFRSLQILPGLDNIAISLRDVVAAFVGSLIVLGGLWAWKRFERPSA is encoded by the coding sequence ATGCAGACGCTCGATCATGTGATTGTCTGGATCATCATCGGAGTGATCGGTGGCAGCCTGGCAGGCCTCGCGATCAGATGGGACAGGCGCGGCTTCGGCCTCCTGCGCAATCTCGCTGTGGGTCTGGCGGGCGCCATCGTCGGCGGCCTGCTCTTCCGATCGCTCCAGATTCTGCCGGGCCTCGACAACATCGCGATTTCGCTCAGGGATGTGGTCGCAGCCTTCGTCGGATCGCTGATCGTGCTCGGCGGTCTCTGGGCCTGGAAGCGTTTCGAACGGCCTTCGGCCTGA
- a CDS encoding SLC13 family permease, protein MTPIESTAVVTVAAIALFTWNRLPVVVVAIGAALALWATGAVTLEQAFAGFGDRAALFVASLFIVSAALEKTGVTAWAGQYLIAKAGSGQMRLLIILMMAAGCLSAFISGSGSVAALMPVAVMAAVRLRQSPAQLLMPLAFASHAGSNLLLTGAPKNILVSEALEDAGLPGFAFAEFALVGLPLLAGTIAIILLLGKRLLPQKSSARLPADFSQHAQTLVEHYGLSDGIFRLRVRSTSSYVGVNPAGIDVDLDGRLSLMAVQAGASGMPLRAPAVSEGDYLLVRGDAEAVAKLAADKHLALREAGDQSGLFSRRSGLAEVVIPPRSALIGRALFAGMVTDSGDLVVLAVQRAGVDLEPGDALVAGDTLLLEGSWEALDLRLDDPDVLVVNSPDLVRRQAVPMGAGAGVALAVLAGLVTALATGILPPAVAGLLGAGALIAAGIMSVEQAYRAINWTTVILIAAMMPLSTAMVQSGAAKVVADHLVSLTGGAGPIVFLAGLFVLTASLGQVMSNTATTMLVIPIAMAAAAGMGVSPRPVLMSLCVAGSAAFLTPIATATNMMVMGPGGYSFNSYWKLGTPLMLWFFVIAVFYVPLIWRF, encoded by the coding sequence GTGACACCGATCGAAAGCACCGCCGTCGTCACCGTGGCTGCGATCGCGCTGTTCACCTGGAACAGGCTTCCGGTCGTCGTGGTCGCGATCGGGGCGGCGCTGGCGCTCTGGGCGACGGGCGCGGTCACGCTCGAGCAGGCTTTCGCCGGCTTCGGCGATCGCGCCGCTCTCTTCGTCGCCAGCCTCTTCATCGTCAGCGCGGCACTGGAGAAGACCGGCGTCACCGCCTGGGCGGGGCAATATCTGATCGCGAAGGCCGGCTCCGGACAGATGCGCCTGCTGATCATCCTCATGATGGCGGCCGGCTGTCTCAGCGCGTTCATCAGCGGCAGCGGCTCGGTCGCGGCCCTCATGCCGGTGGCGGTCATGGCCGCGGTGCGGCTGCGCCAGTCGCCGGCCCAGCTCCTGATGCCGCTCGCCTTCGCCTCCCATGCCGGCTCCAACCTGCTGCTGACCGGAGCACCCAAGAACATCCTGGTGTCCGAGGCGCTGGAGGATGCCGGCCTGCCGGGCTTCGCCTTTGCCGAGTTCGCGCTCGTCGGCCTGCCGCTTTTGGCCGGCACGATCGCGATCATCCTGCTGCTGGGCAAGCGCCTGCTGCCGCAGAAGAGCAGCGCGCGGCTGCCGGCCGATTTCAGCCAGCATGCTCAGACTCTCGTTGAGCACTACGGATTAAGCGACGGGATTTTCAGGCTGCGTGTGCGTTCGACATCCTCCTATGTCGGTGTCAACCCGGCTGGGATCGATGTCGATTTGGACGGACGGCTCAGCCTGATGGCCGTGCAGGCGGGAGCCTCCGGCATGCCGTTGCGGGCGCCGGCCGTCTCCGAGGGGGATTATCTCCTCGTGCGCGGCGATGCCGAGGCCGTCGCGAAGCTGGCCGCGGACAAGCACCTCGCCTTGCGCGAGGCGGGCGACCAATCGGGGCTGTTCAGCCGCCGTTCCGGCCTTGCCGAGGTGGTGATTCCGCCGCGCTCGGCGCTGATCGGCCGTGCGCTGTTCGCCGGCATGGTGACCGACAGCGGCGATCTCGTGGTGCTGGCCGTCCAGCGGGCCGGGGTCGACCTCGAGCCAGGCGACGCCCTCGTCGCAGGCGACACGCTGCTGCTGGAAGGCAGCTGGGAAGCGCTCGATCTGCGCCTCGACGATCCCGACGTGCTCGTCGTCAACTCGCCCGACCTCGTCAGGCGCCAGGCCGTGCCGATGGGCGCAGGCGCAGGCGTGGCGCTGGCGGTGCTGGCCGGCCTCGTCACGGCGCTCGCGACAGGCATCCTGCCGCCGGCCGTCGCCGGACTGCTGGGCGCCGGAGCGCTGATCGCCGCCGGCATCATGAGCGTCGAGCAGGCCTATCGCGCGATCAACTGGACGACGGTGATCCTGATCGCGGCGATGATGCCGCTCTCCACTGCGATGGTGCAATCGGGCGCAGCCAAGGTCGTGGCCGACCATCTCGTGTCTCTGACCGGTGGGGCAGGGCCGATCGTCTTCCTCGCCGGCCTCTTCGTGCTGACCGCGAGCCTCGGCCAGGTCATGAGCAACACCGCGACGACGATGCTGGTCATTCCGATCGCGATGGCGGCAGCAGCCGGCATGGGCGTCTCGCCGCGTCCGGTGCTGATGAGCCTGTGCGTCGCCGGCTCGGCCGCGTTCCTGACGCCGATCGCGACCGCGACCAACATGATGGTCATGGGGCCGGGCGGCTACAGCTTCAACAGCTACTGGAAACTCGGCACACCGCTGATGCTCTGGTTCTTCGTGATCGCCGTCTTCTACGTGCCGCTGATCTGGCGGTTCTGA
- a CDS encoding metallophosphoesterase yields the protein MIIEPRNGDAEDDASSTKKRSLIAIAGSLLGEISLPKLALAWVLGALLPSLLLGVAPLVMTAWVASVSGRVMALAGIGSLVLLVLVGIVGWFGFRPLFRMAERSFWSLNALVVQPGYAVCREGLQHLAESFISVGADPDKRARLRAGSAIGAGLLGCAVAGGVFALVWPATRWSGGFADFIDPLRLVVPALANAVALMSLYLAVASLLWGMADGLMDQPRDLGSFDTAPASARRWRVAHLSDVHVVGERYGFRIESGRAGPRGNERFLQVLDSLAEIHAREPLDLLLITGDMTDAGRSAEWAEFLDAMQRHPALASRCLILPGNHDVNIVDRANPARLELPGSPGKRLRQMRTLSAMAAVQGQRVQVFDQSRTRLAGSLAAALEPHREKIAAFADAGGLRLSAGLSAIWADAFPMVLPPAEPDGLGVILLNSNAEAHFSFTNALGLVAEEDMQAVLAAAREFPQARWILALHHHPIEYPKPAKAFSERIGTALINGSRLLRLLRPIAARMVAMHGHRHVDWIGRCGALKIVSAPSPVMEGTDAEPTCFYIHTLAAAPDGIALLEPQRVVIEPMPPVVTV from the coding sequence ATGATCATCGAGCCGCGCAATGGCGACGCCGAAGACGATGCCAGCAGCACCAAGAAGCGCTCGCTGATCGCGATCGCCGGCAGCCTGCTCGGCGAGATCAGTCTGCCGAAGCTTGCCCTCGCCTGGGTGCTCGGCGCCCTGCTGCCGAGCCTGTTGCTGGGTGTGGCTCCGCTGGTCATGACCGCCTGGGTCGCGTCGGTATCGGGCCGCGTGATGGCGCTGGCCGGGATCGGCTCCCTCGTCTTGCTCGTGCTCGTCGGAATCGTCGGCTGGTTTGGCTTCCGGCCGCTATTCCGCATGGCGGAAAGGAGCTTCTGGTCGTTGAACGCTCTGGTGGTCCAGCCCGGCTACGCGGTCTGTCGCGAAGGGCTGCAACATCTCGCCGAAAGCTTCATTTCCGTTGGCGCCGACCCCGACAAGCGCGCGCGATTGCGGGCTGGCAGCGCGATCGGAGCAGGGCTTCTGGGTTGCGCCGTTGCCGGCGGGGTCTTCGCCCTGGTCTGGCCAGCGACGCGCTGGTCGGGCGGCTTCGCCGACTTCATCGATCCGTTGCGGCTTGTCGTCCCGGCTCTCGCAAATGCCGTCGCGCTGATGTCGCTCTATCTGGCGGTGGCCTCGCTGCTCTGGGGCATGGCCGACGGTCTGATGGACCAGCCACGCGATCTCGGAAGCTTCGACACCGCGCCGGCCTCAGCGCGCCGATGGCGCGTCGCCCATCTCTCCGACGTCCATGTCGTCGGCGAGCGTTATGGCTTCCGGATCGAAAGCGGGCGCGCCGGACCGCGCGGCAACGAACGTTTCCTGCAGGTGCTCGACAGTCTGGCGGAGATCCACGCGCGCGAGCCGCTCGACCTGCTGCTGATCACCGGCGACATGACCGATGCCGGGCGCTCGGCCGAGTGGGCCGAATTCCTCGACGCGATGCAGCGGCATCCCGCCCTCGCCTCGCGCTGCCTGATCCTGCCCGGCAATCACGACGTCAACATCGTCGACCGCGCCAATCCCGCTCGGCTCGAGCTGCCGGGCAGCCCGGGCAAGCGCCTGCGCCAGATGCGCACGCTCTCGGCCATGGCGGCTGTGCAGGGGCAACGCGTGCAGGTCTTCGACCAGAGTCGGACCCGGCTCGCCGGCAGCCTCGCCGCCGCGCTGGAGCCGCATCGCGAGAAGATCGCCGCCTTCGCCGATGCGGGTGGCCTGCGCCTGTCGGCCGGGCTTTCCGCGATCTGGGCTGATGCCTTTCCCATGGTGTTGCCGCCGGCGGAACCGGACGGGCTCGGCGTCATCCTGTTGAATTCGAATGCGGAGGCGCATTTCTCCTTCACCAATGCGCTCGGCCTCGTCGCCGAGGAGGATATGCAGGCCGTGCTCGCCGCGGCCCGCGAATTCCCGCAGGCACGCTGGATCCTGGCGCTGCATCACCATCCGATCGAATACCCGAAACCGGCGAAAGCCTTTTCGGAACGCATCGGCACCGCGCTGATCAACGGCAGCCGCCTGCTGCGGCTATTGCGGCCGATCGCGGCCCGGATGGTCGCGATGCACGGCCACCGCCATGTCGACTGGATCGGCCGCTGCGGCGCCTTGAAGATCGTCTCCGCGCCCTCGCCCGTCATGGAGGGAACGGATGCCGAGCCGACCTGCTTCTACATCCACACGCTGGCGGCGGCGCCCGATGGGATCGCGCTGCTGGAGCCACAGCGCGTCGTGATCGAGCCCATGCCGCCCGTCGTCACCGTGTGA
- a CDS encoding AI-2E family transporter, with protein MTSGGIHQAAQVVVATILVVAALSIASSVFAPVAFALFIIALVWPLQKALQSVLPRLLALAISVVVMVVAFVAFGSLIVWAFGRVGRWIVSDAARFQSFYDQITLWLEGHGIAVAGAWSENFSVGWMLRTAQTITGRLNSTMSFWLVVLVYVFLGLLEVDDFGRKLRGMRNRTTGELLLRGSMATATKIRRYMLVRTLMSVITGLLVWVFAKAVGLQLAEEWGFIAFSLNYIPFIGPLVATVFPTLFAMTQFGSWQAVVAVFACLNLIQFVVGSYVEPRVAGSALSISPATVLFSVFFWSYLWGVFGAFIGVPITIAFLTFCALHPSSLWLAEIFGSPQKDEKVAEGPSVTR; from the coding sequence ATGACGAGTGGCGGCATTCATCAGGCAGCCCAGGTCGTGGTTGCCACGATCCTGGTCGTCGCGGCGCTGTCGATCGCGAGTTCGGTCTTCGCCCCGGTCGCCTTCGCATTGTTCATCATCGCGCTGGTCTGGCCGCTGCAGAAGGCGCTCCAGAGCGTCCTGCCGCGACTGCTGGCGCTGGCCATCAGCGTCGTCGTCATGGTCGTGGCCTTCGTCGCCTTCGGCTCCCTGATCGTCTGGGCCTTCGGCCGCGTCGGGCGCTGGATCGTCAGCGACGCCGCCCGCTTCCAGTCCTTCTACGACCAGATCACGCTCTGGCTCGAAGGCCACGGCATCGCCGTCGCCGGGGCCTGGTCGGAGAATTTCAGCGTCGGCTGGATGCTGCGCACAGCGCAGACGATCACCGGCCGGCTCAACAGCACGATGAGCTTCTGGCTGGTCGTGTTGGTCTATGTCTTCCTCGGCCTGCTCGAGGTCGATGATTTCGGCCGCAAGCTTCGGGGCATGCGCAACCGCACGACCGGCGAGTTGCTGCTGCGCGGCAGCATGGCGACCGCCACCAAGATCCGCCGCTACATGCTCGTTCGGACGCTGATGAGCGTGATCACCGGCCTGCTGGTCTGGGTCTTCGCCAAGGCGGTCGGGCTGCAGCTCGCCGAGGAATGGGGCTTTATCGCCTTCTCGCTGAACTACATCCCCTTCATCGGGCCGCTCGTCGCCACCGTCTTCCCGACGCTGTTCGCGATGACGCAATTCGGCTCCTGGCAGGCGGTGGTCGCGGTCTTCGCCTGCCTCAACCTGATCCAGTTTGTCGTCGGCAGCTATGTTGAGCCGCGGGTCGCCGGCAGCGCACTCTCGATCTCGCCGGCGACGGTGCTGTTCTCGGTCTTCTTCTGGAGCTATCTCTGGGGCGTGTTCGGCGCCTTCATCGGCGTGCCGATCACCATCGCCTTCCTCACCTTCTGCGCCCTGCATCCGTCGAGCCTGTGGCTCGCCGAAATCTTCGGCTCGCCGCAGAAGGACGAGAAGGTCGCGGAGGGCCCGTCTGTCACACGGTGA
- a CDS encoding patatin-like phospholipase family protein produces the protein MSKAPSPSSRTGGERGPAPRREPLNIDLALQGGGAHGAFTWGVLNRILEEDWLTIEAISGTSAGAMNAAVLASGYVAGGRDGAREALNQFWRKVSEAARFSPFQRSPLDVLLGRWTLDSSPLFVAMDMMSRVVSPYSLNPMGTNPLTDILAEVIDFDAVAKSPIKLFITATNVRTGRNRVFRNAEVTPQVLLASACLPTLFQAVEIDGESYWDGGYSGNPTMTPLIEESNASDTILVQINPVERPGTPRTARDILNRLNEVSFNAVLLKELRMLALLQREAVSGSGEGARWARMRIHRIASDAMTELGYSSKLNAEWEFLTMLHDEGRRSAETFYRAHRDEIGKRSTLDLAEFTKGV, from the coding sequence GTGAGCAAGGCGCCTTCTCCTTCCAGCCGCACCGGCGGTGAGCGCGGACCGGCTCCTCGGCGCGAGCCGCTGAACATCGATCTCGCCTTGCAGGGTGGCGGCGCACATGGCGCCTTCACCTGGGGCGTGCTGAACCGGATCCTCGAAGAGGACTGGCTGACGATCGAGGCGATATCGGGCACCTCGGCCGGCGCGATGAATGCGGCAGTCCTGGCTTCCGGCTATGTCGCCGGCGGGCGGGACGGCGCGCGCGAGGCGCTGAACCAATTCTGGCGGAAGGTCTCCGAGGCGGCACGCTTCAGCCCGTTCCAGCGCTCGCCGCTCGACGTGCTGCTCGGGCGCTGGACACTCGACTCTTCGCCGCTCTTCGTCGCCATGGACATGATGTCCCGGGTCGTCTCGCCCTACAGCCTGAACCCGATGGGCACCAACCCGCTGACGGACATCCTTGCCGAGGTGATCGACTTCGACGCCGTCGCGAAGAGTCCGATCAAGCTGTTCATCACCGCGACGAACGTTCGGACCGGCCGCAACCGCGTCTTCCGCAACGCCGAGGTCACGCCTCAGGTGCTGCTCGCCTCGGCCTGCCTGCCGACCCTGTTCCAGGCGGTCGAGATCGACGGCGAGAGCTATTGGGACGGCGGCTATTCCGGCAACCCGACCATGACCCCGCTGATCGAGGAGAGCAACGCGAGCGACACGATCCTCGTCCAGATCAACCCGGTCGAGCGGCCGGGCACGCCGCGGACGGCGCGGGACATCCTGAACCGCCTCAACGAGGTCTCCTTCAATGCGGTGCTGCTGAAGGAGCTGCGCATGCTGGCGCTCCTGCAGCGCGAAGCCGTGTCCGGCTCGGGCGAGGGCGCCCGCTGGGCGCGCATGCGGATCCACCGCATCGCCAGCGACGCCATGACCGAGCTCGGCTACTCTTCCAAGCTGAATGCAGAATGGGAGTTCCTGACGATGCTCCATGACGAGGGCAGGCGCTCCGCCGAGACATTCTACCGGGCGCATCGCGACGAAATCGGAAAGCGCTCGACGCTCGATCTCGCCGAATTCACAAAGGGGGTCTGA
- a CDS encoding DUF1269 domain-containing protein: protein MSDLVFIAFPTEQKAEEVRQKVLSLQREYLIELGDAVVVVKDDKGHVKLNQMINLTATGAASGALWGTLIGFIFLSPLIGTAIGAASGALGGKFSDIGINDQFMKDAASALQPNTAGLFLLIRKMTTDKVLADLKGTGGTLISTSFDETKEAQLREALSAAASTQAAAT, encoded by the coding sequence ATGAGCGATCTCGTCTTCATCGCCTTTCCGACAGAGCAGAAGGCCGAGGAGGTCCGTCAGAAGGTCCTCTCGCTTCAGCGCGAATACCTGATCGAGCTCGGCGACGCCGTCGTCGTCGTCAAGGACGACAAGGGTCACGTGAAGCTCAACCAGATGATCAACCTGACGGCCACGGGCGCCGCCTCGGGTGCGCTCTGGGGCACGCTGATCGGCTTCATCTTCCTGTCGCCTCTAATCGGCACCGCGATCGGCGCGGCCTCGGGCGCGCTGGGCGGCAAGTTCAGCGACATCGGCATCAACGACCAGTTCATGAAGGATGCCGCCTCGGCGCTCCAGCCGAACACGGCGGGCCTCTTCCTGCTCATCCGCAAGATGACCACGGACAAGGTGCTGGCCGATCTCAAGGGCACCGGCGGCACGCTGATCAGCACCTCCTTCGACGAGACGAAGGAGGCGCAGCTGCGCGAAGCCCTCTCTGCCGCGGCGAGCACGCAAGCAGCGGCGACGTGA
- a CDS encoding M17 family peptidase N-terminal domain-containing protein gives MEIIPAVGEAQKLGTELLVLGAFCDGPLTGSARAVNDRSAGRLAAKLAQGELGEAVGATLFTGRLPGVAAKRLLLVGLGRAETFSDRAYRQALAVVARALNDDPAAEVVVTLAENEVPRRTLSWRMQQAGRILADSHYDFGLPDRSVRDERRSIMLLVPQALTSELVVALRQGVAIGEGVSFAKELGNLPPDQCTPAFVTRTAEAMARQFGFSIEILGRREFENHGLATFLALEQVTGGDCRLIVLRSDHRMATGRPIVLIGNGMAALEALPEQQQRLHRAPIRDMRGIGSVLGAMRTVERLGLALNVVGLIVAGQGEFSRGIGRRPRSAGNRGSTGLEPSLLGDVLCYAAHFSPSCVIDVAALTRACVVALGSHVSGLFANDEALASELVNCGGVSGDRVWRLPLWDDELSLTTVRGEADQAESPPDAIAAASNLARFATAYPWAHLDISGTASTAGRMRRATGRPVPLLAEFLIGRARAAPGQPIFPPRSKTELHS, from the coding sequence ATGGAGATCATTCCGGCAGTCGGAGAAGCTCAGAAACTCGGGACCGAGTTGCTCGTCCTGGGCGCCTTTTGCGATGGCCCCCTGACAGGGTCGGCTCGGGCGGTCAATGATCGCTCCGCCGGCCGGCTCGCAGCAAAGCTCGCCCAGGGCGAGCTCGGGGAGGCAGTCGGCGCGACGCTGTTCACCGGGCGGCTGCCCGGTGTTGCGGCAAAGCGCCTGCTGCTGGTCGGCCTCGGACGGGCGGAGACCTTTTCGGACAGGGCCTATCGCCAAGCGCTCGCCGTCGTGGCCAGGGCCCTCAACGACGACCCGGCAGCGGAGGTTGTCGTGACGCTGGCGGAGAACGAAGTCCCGCGTCGGACGCTGAGCTGGCGGATGCAGCAGGCAGGGCGGATTCTCGCGGATAGTCACTATGATTTTGGGCTTCCCGACAGGTCCGTGCGGGACGAACGGCGCAGCATCATGCTGCTCGTGCCGCAGGCGCTGACGTCCGAGCTGGTTGTGGCGCTCCGGCAAGGCGTGGCGATCGGGGAGGGCGTCTCCTTTGCCAAGGAGCTCGGAAACCTGCCGCCCGATCAGTGCACGCCGGCCTTCGTCACGCGGACGGCGGAGGCGATGGCGCGCCAGTTCGGCTTCAGCATCGAGATTCTGGGGCGGCGCGAGTTCGAGAACCATGGGCTCGCTACCTTTCTCGCACTGGAGCAAGTGACGGGCGGCGACTGCAGGCTGATCGTCCTGAGAAGCGACCATCGCATGGCGACCGGCCGCCCGATCGTCCTGATCGGCAACGGCATGGCGGCCTTGGAGGCGCTGCCCGAGCAGCAACAGCGCCTGCACCGCGCCCCGATCCGCGACATGCGCGGTATCGGCAGCGTTCTGGGTGCGATGCGGACGGTGGAGCGGCTCGGCCTTGCCTTGAATGTCGTGGGCCTGATCGTGGCCGGCCAGGGCGAGTTCTCCCGTGGCATCGGTCGGCGACCGCGGTCGGCGGGCAACCGCGGATCGACTGGGCTGGAACCATCCCTGCTGGGCGATGTCCTCTGCTATGCCGCGCATTTCTCGCCAAGCTGCGTCATCGATGTCGCGGCATTGACGCGAGCCTGCGTCGTGGCGCTCGGCAGCCACGTCAGCGGCCTTTTCGCCAATGACGAAGCCCTGGCATCGGAGCTTGTGAACTGCGGCGGGGTGTCCGGCGATCGCGTCTGGCGGCTTCCGCTCTGGGATGACGAGCTGTCGTTGACCACGGTTCGGGGCGAGGCCGATCAGGCCGAAAGCCCGCCCGATGCGATCGCTGCCGCATCCAATCTGGCCCGCTTCGCCACGGCCTATCCCTGGGCCCATCTGGACATCTCGGGAACGGCCTCGACCGCCGGCCGCATGCGCAGGGCGACGGGGCGACCGGTTCCATTGCTGGCCGAATTCCTGATCGGCCGGGCGCGAGCGGCGCCGGGCCAGCCGATCTTTCCTCCCCGCTCGAAAACGGAGCTGCACTCATGA
- a CDS encoding efflux RND transporter periplasmic adaptor subunit has protein sequence MSAIATRRMPMTGLGRVAAVTLLGAVLVSCGNEKAPQAEGRPVGVVTVEAGQFSDDIQLSGEIQAKKDVGLAFRIGGRVLERPVNVGDRVKAGQVIARLDPALEQNALAAAKAALQVARGEVSTARNTFERQERLMAQGFTTRPRFDQAHSAQETAQAQLENVEAQLELARDRLGFTELRTNVDGVVTARQIEPGEVVQPGQVVVQIARDDDRDAVFNVPAAVLDTHLSDARIRIALADSPSVTAYGTVREVAPQADPVTRTFAVRVGLQNPPEAMRLGSTVVGTIELTTAAIVAIPASALTQQGRSPAVWIVDPAKSTVALRSVDVLRFDPGKVILSQGLEPGETIVSAGIQALHPGQRVRPLPEQRPSPRQQAASLALPP, from the coding sequence ATGAGCGCGATCGCGACAAGGCGGATGCCGATGACGGGGCTGGGACGGGTTGCAGCGGTCACGCTGCTGGGCGCGGTCCTCGTTTCCTGCGGCAATGAAAAGGCGCCGCAGGCGGAGGGACGACCGGTCGGAGTCGTCACAGTCGAGGCGGGACAATTCTCCGACGACATCCAGCTCAGCGGCGAGATCCAGGCGAAGAAGGACGTCGGGCTCGCCTTCCGCATCGGTGGGCGCGTGCTCGAACGTCCGGTCAATGTCGGTGACCGGGTCAAGGCGGGGCAGGTCATCGCCCGGCTCGACCCCGCCCTCGAACAGAATGCACTGGCTGCGGCGAAGGCAGCACTGCAGGTGGCACGCGGTGAGGTCAGCACGGCGCGCAACACCTTCGAGCGCCAGGAACGCCTGATGGCGCAGGGCTTCACGACGAGGCCGCGCTTCGACCAGGCGCACAGCGCCCAGGAAACCGCGCAGGCGCAACTGGAGAATGTGGAGGCGCAGCTCGAGCTGGCGCGGGACCGGCTCGGCTTCACCGAATTGCGCACCAATGTCGACGGCGTCGTGACGGCGCGGCAGATCGAGCCGGGCGAGGTGGTGCAGCCCGGCCAGGTCGTCGTCCAGATCGCCCGCGACGACGACCGCGACGCGGTGTTCAACGTGCCGGCCGCGGTGCTCGACACCCATCTCAGCGATGCCAGGATCCGCATCGCGCTGGCGGATTCACCCAGCGTGACGGCTTATGGCACGGTGCGCGAAGTCGCGCCGCAGGCCGACCCGGTGACGCGGACCTTCGCGGTCAGGGTCGGCCTGCAGAACCCGCCGGAGGCGATGCGGCTCGGCTCCACCGTCGTCGGCACCATCGAGCTCACCACCGCAGCGATCGTCGCGATCCCCGCGAGCGCGCTGACCCAGCAGGGCCGCTCGCCCGCCGTCTGGATCGTCGATCCCGCCAAATCGACCGTCGCCCTGCGCAGCGTCGATGTGCTGCGTTTCGATCCGGGCAAGGTCATCCTGTCCCAGGGGCTGGAGCCCGGCGAAACCATTGTCTCGGCCGGCATCCAGGCGTTGCACCCCGGTCAGCGCGTCAGGCCCTTGCCCGAACAGAGGCCTTCACCGCGGCAGCAGGCGGCCTCATTGGCGCTACCGCCGTGA